In Xiphophorus maculatus strain JP 163 A chromosome 15, X_maculatus-5.0-male, whole genome shotgun sequence, the following are encoded in one genomic region:
- the trib2 gene encoding tribbles homolog 2, with the protein MNIQRSNPINISRYGRSRHKSHDFEELSCLRTTESNQSFSPNLGSPSPPETPDSSHCISRIGDYLLLEPLEGDHVFRAAHLHSGDELICKVFDIGRYQESLVAYFALGQHEHINQILEILLGETRAYVFFDRSHGDMHSFVRTCKKLREDEAARLFYQIASAVAHCHDNGLVLRDLKLRKFVFKNEDRNLVKLESLEDSYILAGLDDSLSDKHGCPAYVSPEILNANGSYSGKAADVWSLGVMLYTILVGRYPFHDVEPGSLFSKIRRGHFNIPETLTPKAKCLIRSILRREPAERLTSREILEHPWFASSGVLGGFQAHGRGEREQEQMVPEVNMEEELELFS; encoded by the exons ATGAACATACAGAGGTCAAATCCAATCAACATTTCACGTTATGGGAGATCGCGACACAAATCGCACGATTTTGAAGAATTGTCTTGCCTAAGGACTACAGAGTCGAACCAGAGTTTCAGCCCGAACCTCGGCTCCCCCAGCCCGCCGGAGACCCCGGACTCCTCGCACTGCATCTCCCGCATCGGGGACTACCTTTTGTTGGAGCCGCTGGAGGGAGACCACGTTTTCAGAGCCGCCCACCTGCACAGCGGGGACGAGCTCATATGTAAG GTTTTCGACATTGGCCGGTACCAGGAGTCGCTGGTGGCCTACTTCGCCCTGGGCCAGCATGAGCACATCAACCAGATCCTGGAGATTTTGCTCGGCGAGACGCGAGCCTACGTGTTCTTCGACAGGAGCCACGGCGACATGCACTCCTTCGTCCGCACCTGCAAGAAGCTGCGGGAAGACGAGGCCGCCCGGCTCTTCTATCAGATAGCCTCGGCCGTGGCACATTGCCATGACAACGGACTGGTCCTCCGTGACCTCAAGCTGAGGAAGTTCGTCTTCAAGAACGAGGACAG AAACCTTGTTAAACTGGAGAGCCTCGAGGACTCTTACATCCTTGCTGGTCTTGACGATTCGCTGTCAGACAAACACGGCTGCCCGGCCTACGTCAGCCCGGAGATCCTCAACGCCAACGGCAGCTATTCGGGCAAGGCGGCCGACGTCTGGAGCCTGGGCGTCATGCTCTACACCATCCTCGTGGGGCGCTACCCTTTCCACGACGTCGAGCCGGGATCGCTGTTCAGCAAAATCCGCCGGGGCCACTTCAACATCCCAGAGACGCTGACGCCGAAGGCCAAGTGCCTGATCCGCTCCATACTGCGCCGGGAGCCGGCGGAGCGCCTCACCTCCCGGGAGATCCTGGAGCACCCATGGTTCGCCTCCTCCGGAGTGCTGGGGGGGTTCCAGGCGCACGGCAGAGGGGAGAGGGAGCAGGAGCAAATGGTGCCTGAGGTGAacatggaggaggagctggagcttTTTAGCTGA